One region of Mucilaginibacter gotjawali genomic DNA includes:
- a CDS encoding efflux transporter outer membrane subunit, producing MRKSIIKYILLITAMTGASLSCKVTRPFRDAGTVTNDLYRGQNSTDTTTIATLPWGSLFADTTLNGLIKEGLDNNLNLKTAIQKIAEAQAALGQARGALFPSLSGNATVTRSKQSEASLNLPAGYSVSTLTTSYQLSLSSSWEADIWGKLGSAKKAAYANLLQSDAAKRAVQTQLIADIANNYYNLLALDKQLEITNQAVQFRIKDVETMKTLKEGDVVTGAAVVQSEANRYAAEVAIPDIKRNIRETENAIDLLLGRPPGPINRAKLDDQQPVSNLQTGIPSQLLQNRPDVQQAQYAFRAAFENTNQARTYFYPALTITASGGFSNLTLKDFFVNSIFYNIAAGLTQPIFNQGINKARLKTAQAQQMEALNNFQQTLLVAGQEVSNALYAYQTGIEKDTSRTKEIEALRKSVDYTQQLLRYSSATNYNDVLIAEQALLAARISGINDRLQQLQAIVNLYRALGGGWR from the coding sequence ATGCGTAAATCCATTATAAAATATATCCTGCTAATAACCGCAATGACGGGCGCTTCATTATCGTGCAAAGTAACCAGGCCTTTCCGGGACGCCGGTACGGTAACGAACGATTTGTATCGCGGGCAAAATTCAACAGATACTACTACTATTGCCACGCTGCCCTGGGGAAGCCTTTTTGCTGACACGACATTAAATGGCTTAATAAAAGAAGGGCTTGACAATAACCTGAATTTAAAAACAGCCATTCAAAAAATAGCCGAAGCGCAAGCCGCACTCGGGCAAGCCAGGGGGGCGCTATTTCCGTCATTAAGCGGTAATGCTACCGTTACCCGGTCGAAGCAGTCTGAGGCAAGTTTAAACTTACCGGCTGGCTATTCGGTTAGTACCTTAACAACATCCTACCAGCTCAGTTTAAGCTCCTCCTGGGAGGCGGATATTTGGGGAAAGCTGGGCAGCGCCAAAAAAGCGGCTTATGCCAATTTGCTGCAAAGTGATGCCGCAAAAAGGGCGGTGCAAACGCAACTGATAGCTGATATAGCCAACAACTATTATAATTTGCTGGCGCTTGATAAACAATTGGAGATTACCAACCAGGCTGTACAATTCCGTATCAAAGACGTGGAAACCATGAAGACCCTGAAAGAGGGCGATGTGGTTACCGGCGCTGCTGTGGTACAAAGCGAAGCCAACCGTTATGCTGCCGAGGTAGCCATCCCCGATATTAAACGCAACATCCGCGAAACTGAAAACGCCATCGACCTGTTGCTCGGCCGCCCGCCGGGCCCCATAAACCGCGCCAAACTGGATGACCAGCAGCCGGTAAGTAACCTGCAAACCGGCATCCCGTCGCAGTTATTACAAAACCGGCCCGATGTGCAGCAGGCGCAATACGCTTTCAGGGCTGCGTTTGAAAATACCAACCAGGCACGTACCTATTTCTATCCGGCTTTAACCATTACCGCTTCCGGGGGCTTCTCCAATTTAACGCTGAAGGATTTTTTCGTCAATTCGATTTTCTACAATATCGCCGCCGGTCTCACCCAGCCTATTTTTAACCAGGGCATTAACAAAGCGAGGCTGAAAACGGCGCAGGCCCAGCAAATGGAAGCGCTCAATAATTTTCAGCAAACTTTATTAGTGGCAGGGCAGGAGGTTTCCAACGCGCTTTATGCTTACCAGACAGGTATTGAAAAAGATACTTCGAGGACGAAAGAAATTGAAGCATTGAGAAAATCTGTTGACTACACCCAGCAATTGCTACGGTACAGCTCTGCAACCAATTATAACGATGTACTGATTGCGGAGCAAGCCCTGCTGGCAGCGCGCATCAGCGGTATTAATGATAGGTTACAGCAGTTACAGGCCATTGTTAATTTGTATAGGGCGCTTGGGGGTGGGTGGAGATAA
- a CDS encoding UBP-type zinc finger domain-containing protein, giving the protein MEEEICKHLTAIKHLKHAKDYVCEECIKTHDTWMHLRTCQECGVTLCCDSSPNQHASKHAHATGHPVVISAEPGERWLWCYVDEVMAEY; this is encoded by the coding sequence ATGGAAGAAGAAATCTGCAAACACCTTACCGCTATAAAACACCTTAAACATGCAAAAGATTATGTATGTGAGGAGTGTATAAAAACACATGATACCTGGATGCACCTGCGTACCTGCCAGGAATGTGGCGTAACGCTTTGCTGCGATAGTTCGCCCAATCAGCATGCCAGTAAACATGCCCATGCGACTGGCCACCCCGTGGTGATCTCCGCCGAACCCGGCGAGCGCTGGCTATGGTGCTATGTGGATGAGGTGATGGCGGAGTATTAG
- a CDS encoding glycerophosphodiester phosphodiesterase, producing MKFTTIISLLLLTLVDIGYKPNPVPKKKHSFIVIAHRGDHTQYPENTLEGYAMAAKNEADYVEIDLRTTSDNQLVSMHDGSVNRMTNGKGLIKDLTLQQVEALKVNPRNNTDTATYRVPTFEQILKLCRNKIHIYIDFKEADATATLTMLKQYHMEKQVLVYINKPSQYTDWRKTDPSMPLMLSLPDSVKSTASLQSFLNKYQPDVLDGDYTDYNADMVALAKAGGLQVWPDAQGPKEGSAVWDKAISIGLTGLQTDNPHALVQYLKSKGLR from the coding sequence ATGAAATTCACCACCATTATATCACTATTGCTTTTAACCCTGGTTGATATCGGGTATAAGCCTAACCCGGTTCCCAAAAAGAAACATAGCTTTATTGTGATCGCCCACCGCGGCGATCATACCCAATATCCTGAAAATACGTTGGAGGGCTATGCCATGGCCGCAAAAAACGAAGCGGATTATGTTGAAATAGACCTGCGTACCACCAGCGACAACCAGCTGGTGAGCATGCACGACGGCAGCGTTAACCGCATGACAAATGGCAAAGGACTGATAAAAGACCTTACCCTGCAGCAAGTAGAAGCGCTGAAAGTAAACCCGAGGAACAATACAGATACGGCAACCTACCGCGTGCCGACGTTTGAACAGATCCTGAAACTTTGCCGCAACAAGATCCACATCTATATTGATTTTAAAGAAGCTGACGCTACGGCCACTTTAACAATGTTAAAGCAATACCATATGGAAAAGCAGGTATTGGTTTATATCAACAAACCATCCCAATATACCGACTGGCGCAAAACCGATCCGTCGATGCCGCTAATGTTAAGCCTTCCGGATTCAGTTAAAAGTACGGCATCGCTGCAGTCATTTTTAAATAAATACCAACCTGATGTGCTTGATGGGGACTATACTGATTACAATGCTGATATGGTAGCTTTGGCGAAGGCAGGAGGCTTGCAGGTTTGGCCCGATGCACAAGGCCCTAAAGAAGGCTCCGCGGTGTGGGATAAAGCTATTTCAATTGGCTTAACCGGGCTGCAGACAGATAACCCGCATGCATTAGTGCAGTATTTAAAAAGCAAGGGATTACGATAA
- a CDS encoding phosphoesterase has translation MKKLFFSMFLVTCAICQSYAQKQVSILEVPGTDKYCIITPHGTSVLPSGRFVTPAGDFVRITHDPFGLSISPDGKKAVTLHNGVITLIDLATMDAVRVPSYDKKIVSPILDGSFLGVAFAPDSKTVYLSGGDDGAIMVYDTEKLQRTDSLSLNGKVGGKDYQDSFTSDLLLNAGNNELLVLDRGNFRLVRFSLATKTITASIPAGRQPFGLSLSPDKKTAFVANVGMYSYPLITGATPQNADSIMISHHPYGNDTKESIEGTVVEGRKIPGVGSPLSPEAMSVFTIDLGANKVINKFKTGYQVGQMIEGAEVVGGASPNSIAVGTQYAYVTNATNDNISIIDYKNNKILGEIPIRVDNRIDHYRGLLPFGICLSKDEKTLYVALLGFNAVAVIDVPSKTTTGLIPTGWGPSRVKLSADEKELYITSCRGFGAGPNGGKGFVRPPQGTYIGDIQLGLFQKLPVPDAHRLAGYTSQVIGNTFLTKKVDIDPKNPLPALPGATATPIKYIVYITKENRTYDEVLGQLKNANGDSTLARFGVHCEYTLPDALRVKLPGLNVAPNHIKAAQQFAFSDNYYCDSDASIHGHHWMLGVIPNEWVEANSNVDKTAKLFSDAPGRRFPGSTGSMDPEDYAERGGLWEAMERSHVNFYNFGEGNETAHNREIWTDTLTGSGHLVMVPMQKALYPRTSHNYAGFNTNIPDQFRMDQFESEFTKMWIRGKQTMPALITMQVPNDHTADPRAKDGYPMKQSYVADNDLAVGRILHFLSRTKYWKNMLVIITEDDPQGGVDHIDAHRSILMMAGPYVKKGYVSHTHANFGAILKTIYNILDVPYVNQYDATGTLLTDFFTDKPDFTPYSFLRSDTRIFDPQKAMARYHNVIDWRKIEKGPDMDDEEHERSERNKDDKN, from the coding sequence ATGAAAAAGTTATTTTTTTCCATGTTTCTGGTTACCTGTGCAATCTGTCAAAGTTATGCACAAAAACAGGTCTCGATATTAGAGGTACCCGGTACAGATAAATATTGTATCATTACCCCACATGGAACATCGGTACTGCCAAGTGGCAGGTTTGTTACGCCGGCCGGCGATTTTGTCCGTATCACACATGATCCATTCGGGCTGTCCATCTCACCTGACGGAAAAAAAGCCGTAACGCTGCACAATGGGGTTATTACACTGATCGACCTTGCTACGATGGATGCCGTTAGGGTTCCCTCCTACGACAAAAAAATTGTCTCGCCCATACTTGATGGCTCATTTTTGGGCGTGGCTTTTGCACCTGATTCAAAAACTGTTTACCTGAGCGGAGGCGACGATGGCGCAATTATGGTTTACGATACCGAAAAGCTGCAGCGAACAGATTCACTATCGCTCAATGGAAAAGTTGGCGGCAAGGATTACCAGGACAGTTTTACATCTGACCTGCTGCTGAATGCCGGTAACAATGAGCTACTGGTGCTTGACCGCGGCAATTTCAGGCTGGTGCGTTTTAGCCTTGCAACTAAAACTATTACAGCATCCATTCCTGCCGGAAGGCAGCCGTTCGGGCTGTCACTAAGTCCGGATAAAAAAACCGCTTTTGTTGCCAATGTGGGTATGTATTCATACCCGCTGATAACGGGCGCAACCCCTCAAAATGCCGACTCCATTATGATCTCCCATCATCCATACGGAAATGACACCAAAGAATCGATTGAAGGGACCGTTGTTGAGGGGAGGAAAATTCCCGGCGTTGGAAGCCCGCTGTCGCCCGAAGCGATGAGCGTTTTCACTATCGACCTGGGCGCCAATAAAGTGATCAATAAGTTTAAAACCGGCTACCAGGTAGGGCAAATGATTGAGGGGGCTGAAGTAGTGGGCGGCGCCAGCCCGAATTCCATTGCCGTAGGCACGCAATACGCCTACGTGACCAATGCCACCAATGATAATATATCCATTATCGACTATAAAAACAACAAAATATTAGGCGAAATACCCATCCGTGTCGATAACAGGATAGACCATTACCGTGGTTTGCTTCCATTCGGTATTTGTTTAAGCAAAGATGAGAAGACACTGTATGTTGCCTTGCTGGGCTTCAATGCCGTAGCGGTAATTGACGTACCATCAAAAACAACTACAGGCTTGATCCCCACCGGCTGGGGGCCATCCAGGGTAAAACTATCAGCCGATGAAAAAGAACTGTATATTACCTCCTGCCGGGGCTTTGGCGCGGGCCCAAATGGTGGCAAAGGCTTTGTACGCCCCCCGCAGGGAACCTATATCGGTGATATCCAGCTTGGCCTTTTCCAAAAGCTGCCGGTGCCTGATGCACACCGGCTTGCAGGCTATACCAGCCAGGTAATCGGCAATACCTTTTTGACAAAGAAGGTTGACATCGATCCCAAAAACCCTTTACCCGCCCTACCGGGTGCGACAGCTACGCCAATAAAATACATCGTTTATATTACTAAAGAGAACAGGACCTACGATGAAGTTTTGGGCCAGCTAAAAAATGCAAATGGCGATAGTACACTGGCAAGGTTTGGCGTACACTGCGAATACACCCTGCCTGATGCACTGCGCGTTAAATTACCGGGGCTTAATGTTGCGCCCAACCACATTAAAGCTGCACAGCAATTTGCCTTTTCGGATAATTACTATTGCGACAGCGATGCCTCCATCCACGGGCATCATTGGATGCTGGGTGTTATACCGAATGAATGGGTAGAAGCCAACTCAAATGTTGATAAAACAGCAAAATTATTTTCGGACGCACCCGGACGGCGCTTTCCCGGCTCAACAGGAAGCATGGACCCTGAAGACTACGCTGAGCGCGGTGGTTTATGGGAAGCTATGGAACGCAGCCACGTTAATTTTTACAATTTTGGCGAGGGTAATGAAACCGCCCATAACCGCGAGATCTGGACCGATACTTTAACCGGCTCCGGGCATTTGGTAATGGTGCCGATGCAAAAAGCTTTGTATCCGCGTACCAGCCATAATTATGCCGGTTTTAACACCAACATTCCCGATCAGTTCCGGATGGATCAGTTTGAAAGTGAATTTACCAAAATGTGGATCAGGGGCAAACAAACAATGCCGGCGCTGATTACTATGCAGGTACCCAATGACCATACAGCCGACCCAAGAGCGAAAGACGGCTACCCGATGAAACAATCGTACGTAGCCGATAATGACCTTGCGGTTGGGCGGATCCTGCATTTTCTTTCGCGTACCAAATACTGGAAGAATATGCTGGTGATCATCACCGAGGATGACCCGCAGGGCGGTGTTGACCACATCGATGCCCATCGTTCAATTTTAATGATGGCCGGCCCTTATGTAAAAAAGGGTTACGTAAGCCATACCCATGCCAACTTTGGGGCGATATTGAAAACCATTTACAATATCCTCGACGTCCCCTATGTGAACCAATATGATGCCACCGGAACGCTGCTCACCGACTTTTTTACCGATAAGCCCGACTTTACGCCTTACTCCTTCCTGAGGAGCGATACCAGGATCTTCGACCCGCAAAAAGCGATGGCGAGATACCATAATGTAATAGACTGGCGTAAAATTGAGAAAGGCCCGGACATGGATGACGAAGAACATGAGCGCAGCGAGCGCAATAAAGACGACAAAAACTGA
- a CDS encoding SusD/RagB family nutrient-binding outer membrane lipoprotein, with protein sequence MKKLIKICLMPVLLALTVSSCKKTFLADSINNNVPTSVPASLLLNGIEYNMVDFPDNSPEIYDQYYIYNYNYYGNNQYNFGSGDNYYTTLKNVILMEQQAEKAGSPAVNPYSAIGKFFRAYFFSKMSLEEGDIPMTQALQGLSNLSPKYDTQKAVMIQSLAWLESANSDMTALIASGNSSLAGDFFYSGSLSQWQKAVNAFHIRLLLELSKQAADADLNVPAQFAGIVSNPAKYPLMASSSDNLQFIFVGPNNYYPQTPDNFGQNGSRQNSSQTYIKLLTTFQDPRVYAVAEPARHLVDDLHQSPTDFASFVGADPGLDLGIMYANANAQDYSFLNRHRYYSTYTGEPSVQIGYPELMFNIAEGINRGWATGNAESYYIAGIQASMASYSIPATGSFTAYFYKPGSTGVASISNYDTYLINTNWNTYYGQPAVKYAGSTTGLTQILQQKYLALFRHSGLEAYFQFRRTGVPAFTTGPGTGNGQRIALRFQYPSSEQSANTANYNAALASQYGGNDDINGTMWVLK encoded by the coding sequence ATGAAAAAATTAATAAAAATTTGTTTAATGCCGGTGCTTTTAGCACTTACGGTAAGCAGCTGTAAGAAAACATTTCTTGCTGACTCGATAAATAACAACGTTCCGACGAGCGTACCAGCCTCGTTGTTACTGAACGGTATAGAATATAATATGGTGGATTTTCCGGATAACTCGCCGGAAATTTACGACCAGTATTATATCTATAACTATAACTATTATGGCAACAATCAGTATAATTTTGGCTCGGGCGACAATTATTATACCACGCTTAAAAATGTGATATTAATGGAGCAGCAAGCAGAAAAAGCAGGTTCGCCGGCCGTAAACCCTTACAGCGCTATCGGTAAATTTTTCAGAGCCTACTTCTTTAGTAAAATGAGTCTCGAGGAGGGTGATATCCCGATGACCCAGGCTTTACAGGGTTTGAGTAACCTTTCTCCAAAATATGACACACAAAAAGCAGTAATGATCCAGTCATTAGCCTGGCTGGAAAGTGCAAACTCGGATATGACCGCCCTGATCGCTTCCGGAAACAGTTCATTAGCCGGCGATTTCTTCTACAGTGGCAGTCTGTCTCAATGGCAAAAGGCGGTTAATGCTTTCCATATCCGTTTATTGCTGGAATTGAGCAAACAAGCTGCCGATGCCGACTTAAATGTCCCGGCACAATTTGCAGGCATCGTTAGCAATCCGGCAAAATATCCATTAATGGCAAGTTCATCTGATAACCTGCAATTCATTTTTGTTGGGCCGAATAACTATTATCCGCAAACGCCTGATAATTTCGGGCAAAATGGTTCCAGGCAAAACTCGTCGCAAACCTATATCAAATTGCTGACCACCTTCCAGGATCCAAGGGTTTATGCTGTTGCTGAACCTGCGCGTCATTTGGTAGATGATCTTCACCAGAGCCCAACCGATTTTGCGTCCTTTGTTGGAGCGGATCCGGGCCTTGACCTTGGTATCATGTATGCCAACGCAAACGCACAGGATTATTCATTCCTTAACCGCCACCGCTATTACTCAACCTATACCGGCGAGCCAAGCGTACAGATCGGGTACCCTGAATTGATGTTCAACATCGCCGAAGGGATCAACCGCGGCTGGGCCACCGGGAATGCCGAATCCTATTATATCGCTGGCATACAGGCCTCTATGGCATCTTACAGTATCCCGGCAACAGGCTCATTTACCGCCTATTTTTACAAGCCGGGTTCAACAGGTGTTGCCAGTATATCAAATTATGATACTTATTTAATCAACACCAACTGGAACACTTATTATGGGCAACCGGCGGTAAAATATGCTGGCAGCACAACCGGCTTAACCCAAATCCTGCAGCAAAAATACCTGGCGTTATTCCGCCACTCAGGTTTGGAAGCCTATTTTCAGTTCCGCAGAACTGGTGTACCAGCGTTTACAACAGGACCGGGTACCGGTAACGGACAGCGGATTGCCTTGCGTTTCCAATACCCTTCGTCTGAACAATCGGCTAATACCGCAAACTACAATGCTGCTTTAGCCAGCCAATACGGAGGAAACGACGACATAAACGGCACAATGTGGGTGTTAAAATAA
- a CDS encoding SusC/RagA family TonB-linked outer membrane protein — MKQIYQTIKTVVTVLLFCVAPYALMAQTKISGTVTDDTHQPLPGVNIRVAGTKTGSITDVNGRYSIAVNKGQTLKFSFIGYEELSVQVADQTTIDVTLKVSAKGLNEVVVTALGVKKETRRIGYATQSVNGDDLTTARDPNPINGLIGKVAGLQVGATSEILGVPNVTIRGNTVSLFIIDGLPFNSDTYDISPDDIETYTVLKGPAAAALYGSRAQFGAIIITTKKGDKNKKGITVDINSSTVLNKGFIAFPRVQHSFGPGENTFYEFVDGKGGAPGGVDSDYDIWGPYFNGQLIPQYDSPVVNGVRQGTPWTALGANNLANFLQTGYQTNNDVAITANGDNYNIRFSASQEHQQSYIPSQYLDIANANVYASFNASSRLKFEASLDFNRQSTDDFPDVQYGPNSIIYNMAIWTGADWSVNSPDIKAIWQPGKVGVASEFEEYTRYHNPYFLTKIWTRGHHKNDVYGYLGGTYKLNDNLNVALKSQISTYNLLRTEDMPYSAHPYGREGNMGDYREDRRDLFDNNTLLTLNYNYTVAKFLNLSGLVGSNLRSFKYNSSWVSTNYLNVPGVYSFSNSENALQATSFNSAQLQLSEFASLDASFGKYATLSGTIRNEYSSAFQQPTTYLYPSLSLATVISDYIKMPDFITFLKARASYANIRSDATSPTIGPAPYSSITAFGGSTGPSLFDNPLGYGSTYNSPYNGPTYALNTSYSTAKPYNSQTAGYGPDNLYANGIKTSTRVNYEEGFDIKFLQNRLGLSGTAFQYIDGPQILANAISTASGYTIEYINALKTKTTGYELSVTGTPIKDLGGFGWDVLANFSTYKQIFDQLPPGQSTYNTFFHQGDRTDAVYGSAFVRTPTGQIIFGSNGEALVNPVAQNLGHATPDFNWSFYNKFHYKSVSLGFQFDGAVGGVISDYMHNKTMRGGANALTAEGALGAARYQDWKNFPLNNITPNPNYTGSYVAPGVVISNGVAPNYDSHTGKVLNYSALQYGTNTTPVFVQEFASEYYGVTEANLMSKTYAKLREVTLDYDLPKRWLQNTFITKASLTIYGRNLLYFYKNPEFKDVDLDQYANSSAGGTGLQSPSVRSYGLNIKLSF; from the coding sequence ATGAAACAGATTTACCAAACAATCAAAACCGTAGTAACGGTATTGTTATTCTGTGTTGCGCCATACGCACTAATGGCGCAAACCAAAATTTCAGGAACAGTTACTGATGACACACATCAGCCATTGCCCGGCGTAAACATAAGGGTAGCTGGTACTAAAACAGGCAGCATTACCGATGTTAACGGCCGGTATTCAATTGCTGTTAATAAAGGGCAAACATTAAAATTTAGTTTTATCGGCTACGAAGAACTAAGTGTACAAGTTGCCGATCAGACAACTATTGATGTTACCCTTAAGGTTAGTGCCAAAGGGTTGAATGAAGTAGTAGTAACCGCGCTGGGTGTTAAAAAAGAAACCAGGCGCATCGGTTACGCAACCCAATCAGTTAATGGCGACGATCTGACCACGGCCCGCGACCCCAACCCAATTAACGGGTTGATCGGTAAAGTTGCCGGTTTGCAGGTAGGCGCCACTTCAGAAATTTTAGGCGTACCAAACGTAACTATTCGCGGTAATACCGTTTCATTGTTCATTATTGACGGATTACCGTTCAACTCTGATACTTATGATATCAGCCCTGATGACATCGAAACGTATACCGTATTAAAAGGACCTGCGGCAGCAGCGCTTTACGGCAGCCGCGCGCAGTTTGGCGCCATCATTATCACCACCAAAAAAGGCGATAAAAACAAAAAAGGTATTACTGTTGATATCAACAGCAGCACCGTGTTAAATAAAGGGTTCATCGCATTTCCGCGGGTACAGCATTCCTTCGGCCCGGGCGAAAACACTTTTTATGAATTTGTTGACGGTAAAGGCGGCGCACCCGGCGGCGTAGATAGTGATTACGATATCTGGGGGCCATATTTTAATGGTCAGTTGATCCCGCAATATGACAGCCCAGTTGTCAACGGCGTTCGCCAGGGTACGCCGTGGACAGCCCTCGGTGCAAATAACCTGGCCAATTTTTTACAAACAGGTTATCAAACCAATAATGATGTTGCGATAACTGCCAATGGCGATAATTACAACATCAGGTTTTCAGCTTCGCAGGAACATCAGCAAAGTTACATTCCTTCGCAGTACCTTGATATTGCCAACGCAAACGTTTATGCTTCCTTTAATGCGTCTTCCCGCTTAAAATTTGAAGCAAGCCTTGACTTTAACCGCCAGAGCACAGATGATTTTCCGGATGTTCAATACGGCCCTAACTCTATCATTTACAACATGGCGATTTGGACAGGCGCTGACTGGAGCGTTAACTCGCCTGACATTAAAGCCATCTGGCAGCCGGGTAAAGTTGGTGTAGCTTCGGAATTTGAAGAATATACCCGTTACCATAACCCTTATTTCCTGACAAAGATCTGGACCCGCGGTCATCACAAAAACGATGTTTACGGTTACCTGGGTGGTACTTATAAATTGAATGATAACCTGAATGTTGCATTAAAATCACAGATCAGTACCTATAACCTGTTACGGACGGAAGATATGCCATATTCGGCACACCCTTACGGACGTGAAGGCAACATGGGTGATTACCGTGAGGATCGCCGCGACCTGTTTGACAACAATACCCTGTTAACATTAAACTACAATTATACCGTAGCAAAATTCCTTAACTTATCAGGTTTGGTGGGCAGCAATCTGCGCAGCTTTAAATACAACTCCAGCTGGGTATCTACCAACTACCTGAATGTACCGGGTGTTTACTCATTCAGCAACTCAGAAAATGCCCTGCAGGCCACCAGTTTTAATTCAGCGCAACTGCAGTTAAGCGAATTCGCTTCATTAGATGCTTCTTTCGGCAAATATGCTACTTTATCAGGTACTATCCGTAATGAATACTCATCGGCATTTCAGCAACCTACAACTTATTTATATCCAAGTTTATCACTTGCTACCGTGATCTCGGATTATATTAAAATGCCTGATTTCATCACCTTCCTCAAAGCCAGGGCCTCCTATGCCAATATCCGCAGTGATGCCACCAGCCCAACCATTGGCCCTGCTCCATATAGTTCAATCACCGCATTTGGTGGCAGTACAGGCCCATCGTTATTTGACAACCCATTGGGCTACGGCAGTACCTATAACTCCCCTTACAATGGCCCAACTTATGCCTTAAATACTTCCTATTCAACGGCTAAGCCTTATAACAGCCAAACGGCAGGTTACGGCCCCGACAATTTGTATGCTAACGGTATCAAAACTTCAACGCGTGTTAACTACGAAGAAGGTTTCGACATCAAATTTTTGCAAAACCGTTTAGGACTAAGTGGTACAGCCTTCCAGTACATTGACGGTCCACAAATATTGGCCAACGCAATTTCAACCGCATCCGGATATACAATCGAATATATTAACGCTTTGAAAACCAAAACAACCGGTTATGAATTGAGCGTAACAGGTACTCCAATAAAGGATCTTGGCGGTTTTGGCTGGGATGTTTTGGCCAACTTCTCTACTTACAAGCAAATATTTGATCAGTTGCCTCCGGGACAGTCAACCTATAACACCTTCTTCCACCAGGGTGACAGAACTGACGCTGTTTACGGTTCAGCGTTTGTTAGAACGCCAACAGGACAAATTATCTTTGGCTCAAACGGTGAAGCATTGGTAAACCCGGTAGCTCAAAACCTGGGACATGCCACACCTGATTTTAACTGGTCATTCTATAACAAATTTCATTACAAAAGCGTAAGCCTGGGCTTCCAGTTTGATGGTGCTGTGGGTGGCGTTATTTCAGATTATATGCACAATAAAACAATGCGCGGTGGTGCAAATGCCTTAACCGCCGAAGGTGCATTAGGTGCGGCACGCTACCAGGACTGGAAAAATTTCCCGCTAAACAATATCACTCCCAATCCAAACTATACCGGCAGCTACGTTGCCCCGGGGGTAGTTATATCTAACGGTGTAGCGCCAAACTATGATTCACATACCGGTAAAGTATTAAATTATAGCGCATTGCAATATGGCACTAATACCACGCCGGTTTTTGTACAGGAATTTGCCAGCGAATATTATGGTGTAACTGAAGCCAACCTGATGAGCAAAACCTATGCTAAACTAAGGGAAGTAACTTTGGATTACGATTTACCGAAACGTTGGTTGCAGAACACCTTTATCACTAAGGCTTCGCTTACCATTTACGGTCGCAACTTATTGTACTTCTACAAAAATCCGGAATTTAAAGACGTTGACCTGGATCAATACGCAAACTCTTCGGCAGGAGGCACAGGCTTACAGTCGCCGTCGGTTCGCAGTTATGGCCTGAACATAAAACTTTCATTCTAA
- a CDS encoding phosphonate degradation HD-domain oxygenase, with the protein MSPTINPEAVVNEVFSLYEKHGDEDYIGEPVSQLEHMSQAARLAEEEGYDDEVILAAFFHDIGHLCAGAGQTESMDGMGNMDHEKLGADYLLAHGFSERIAELVQAHVIAKRYLTYRYAEYYNKLSPASKVTLEFQGGMMSPEEAAAFEQKPDLDLIIRLRYWDDMAKETDVAVNNIGHLKMLALDHLTNRAANKV; encoded by the coding sequence ATGAGCCCAACCATCAACCCTGAAGCTGTTGTTAACGAAGTTTTTTCTCTTTATGAAAAGCATGGTGATGAAGATTACATCGGGGAGCCGGTTTCGCAACTGGAACATATGTCGCAGGCGGCCCGGCTTGCTGAAGAAGAAGGGTACGACGATGAAGTGATCCTGGCGGCATTTTTTCACGACATTGGCCATTTATGCGCCGGAGCGGGACAAACTGAAAGCATGGACGGAATGGGTAATATGGATCATGAAAAATTGGGTGCTGATTACCTTTTAGCACATGGCTTTTCAGAACGGATAGCCGAATTGGTGCAGGCACATGTTATTGCCAAGCGTTACCTTACTTACAGATATGCCGAATATTATAACAAACTTTCGCCCGCCAGTAAAGTAACACTGGAATTCCAGGGAGGGATGATGAGCCCGGAAGAAGCAGCAGCATTTGAACAAAAGCCAGATCTTGACCTGATCATCCGTTTGCGTTACTGGGATGATATGGCAAAAGAAACAGATGTAGCGGTTAACAATATCGGGCACCTTAAAATGCTTGCGCTTGACCATTTAACCAACCGGGCTGCCAACAAGGTATAG